A stretch of Exiguobacterium sp. BMC-KP DNA encodes these proteins:
- the nusB gene encoding transcription antitermination factor NusB: MMKRHMARELAVQSLFQMELSDLTAQEAIEFAVEGKEYDTFVEQLVNGVETNKATIDQHIREALVNWSFERLGNIERTILRLAVYELLFETNIPVRVTINEAIELTKAFADEEATKIVNGVLGKVAQGVVKENS, translated from the coding sequence ATGATGAAACGACACATGGCACGCGAACTCGCAGTCCAATCTTTGTTCCAAATGGAACTCTCGGATCTAACTGCACAAGAGGCCATTGAATTCGCGGTAGAAGGTAAGGAATACGACACATTCGTCGAGCAATTGGTGAACGGCGTCGAAACAAACAAAGCAACGATTGATCAACACATTCGCGAAGCACTCGTGAATTGGTCGTTCGAACGACTCGGAAACATCGAGCGGACGATTCTTCGTTTAGCCGTTTACGAATTATTGTTTGAAACGAACATTCCTGTTCGAGTGACGATTAACGAAGCTATCGAATTGACGAAAGCGTTCGCAGACGAAGAAGCAACGAAAATTGTCAACGGTGTTCTCGGTAAAGTTGCACAAGGCGTCGTCAAAGAAAACTCATAA